The stretch of DNA ACCATTGATCCGAATATTCCAACCGATGTGAATATCGTCTTCAATGAAGCTAAAGAAAAAGATATTACTTACGCATTGAGTAATGCGTTTGGATTTGGAGGGCACAATGCTACCGTAGTCTTTAAGAAATTCAATCATTAATCCGTCTCGCGGATCTCAAATACAATAAAAGCAGTCAAAATTGACTGCTTTTTAATTTTATTCAGATTCCGGAATAAAAAAATCATCCGCACCCTCAGCAATTGGAATATAAAGCCGCTCCCATTTGTCTCCTTCCATGATATCCCAACTATGCCCAACACCATCAGTATCCTCTGCTATTAAAATTATTCCCGGTTTAATCAGAAATGTAGAACCATCACTAACTTTGAATAAAATATTTCCTTTTAATGTCACCACATATTGTCTCCTCGGAGCCGGGTGTACATTCTTTTCCCAATCTTCTGTTATGATACTGATCCAGAAGCTTGTGGTATTCATAGGCGTCAAAGTGGGAATTTTCCCTTGCTGGAAA from Chryseobacterium piperi encodes:
- a CDS encoding cupin domain-containing protein; translated protein: MDVKSEFIPAFRLMSTADGGSCFQQGKIPTLTPMNTTSFWISIITEDWEKNVHPAPRRQYVVTLKGNILFKVSDGSTFLIKPGIILIAEDTDGVGHSWDIMEGDKWERLYIPIAEGADDFFIPESE